One Vicia villosa cultivar HV-30 ecotype Madison, WI unplaced genomic scaffold, Vvil1.0 ctg.000308F_1_1, whole genome shotgun sequence DNA segment encodes these proteins:
- the LOC131626595 gene encoding probable RNA-binding protein ARP1 — MSTNHNNGSQFGDTTLTKVFVGGLAWETPKDTLREHFEKYGEILEAVIISDKLTGRSKGYGFVTFKEAEAANKACEEPTVMINGRRANCNIASHGARRQRSNPATPPLSPPPLPPPYTQGTKNRESQPVQWYYPVGTPTPAPPSPFYHHAIPFYGYTPTYIAPDHMNYNYYNNYNYNYNYNQKVNYGMGGVYVYPSRQGIVPVMHPFYRTETMGVPAPQIFHSLPPHYAPSITPPPTTGPVGTGECFKRVVV, encoded by the exons ATGAGCACCAACCACAACAATGGATCCCAGTTTGGGGACACTACGCTCACCAAAGTGTTCGTTGGAGGTCTTGCTTGGGAGACTCCCAAAGACACACTGAGAGAGCATTTTGAAAAGTACGGCGAAATCCTTGAAGCTGTTATCATTTCCGATAAGCTTACCGGCAGATCCAAAGGATACGGATTTGTGACGTTCAAGGAAGCAGAGGCGGCAAACAAGGCTTGCGAGGAACCGACTGTTATGATCAATGGCCGCCGAGCCAACTGTAATATCGCATCTCATGGTGCTCGCCGTCAAAGGTCTAATCCAGCCACTCCTCCTCTCTCTCCTCCACCTCTACCACCGCCTTACACACAAG GAACGAAGAACCGTGAGAGCCAGCCGGTTCAGTGGTATTATCCGGTGGGAACACCCACACCTGCACCTCCTTCTCCATTCTATCATCACGCCATTCCTTTTTACGg GTATACGCCCACCTACATTGCACCAGATCATATGAATTACAATTACTATAACAACTACAATTACAATTACAATTACAATCAG AAGGTGAACTATGGAATGGGTGGGGTGTATGTGTATCCGAGTCGGCAAGGTATTGTGCCAGTGATGCATCCTTTCTACAGAACAGAAACTATGGGTGTCCCTGCACCTCAAATCTTCCATTCACTACCACCTCATTATGCTCCTTCCATCACTCCTCCTCCTACTACAG GTCCAGTTGGCACGGGTGAATGCTTCAAAAGAGTGGTGGTATGA
- the LOC131626593 gene encoding ATPase 10, plasma membrane-type, translating into MSEELDKPLLDPQSFIPDDIDLERIPLEQVFELLKTSPTGLSSDDAEARLQIFGPNKLEERKENKILKFLSFMWNPLSWVMEAAALMAIALANGGGEGPDWQDFVGIICLLVINSTISFIEENNAGTAASALMARLAPRTRVLRDGQWQEDDAAILVPGDIISIKLGDIIPADARLLQGDPLKIDQSALTGESLPVTKKTGDEVFSGSTCKHGEIEAVVIATGVHSFFGKAAHLVDSTEVVGHFQKVLTSIGNFCICSIAIGMIFEIIIMYPVEHRSYRKGINNLLVLLIGGIPIAMPTVLSVTLAIGSHRLSQQGAITKRMTAIEEMAGMDVLCSDKTGTLTLNRLSVDRNLIEVFNSNMDKDMIVLLAARAARLENQDAIDAAIVNMLADPKEARANITEVHFLPFNPVDKRTAITYIDSDGRFYRTSKGAPEQILNMCREKDMIAGKVHAIIDKFAERGLRSLAVAFQEVPEKSKDSPGSPWTFCGLLPLFDPPRHDSAETIRRALNLGVCVKMITGDQLAIAKETGRRLGMGTNMYPSSSLLGRNKDQNEALPVDELIEKADGFAGVFPEHKYEIVKILQEKQHVVGMTGDGVNDAPALKKADIGIAVSDSTDAARSAADIVLTEPGLSVIISAVLTSRAIFQRMKNYTIYAVSITIRIVLGFVLLAVIWEYDFPPFMVLIIAILNDGTIMTIAKDRVRPSPTPDSWKLPEIFATGVVIGTYLALITVLFYWAVVETTFFETHFHVTSLSSDSEKVSSAVYLQVSIISQALIFVTRSRGWSFLERPGALLMCAFVIAQLVATLIAVYATISFAQIRGIGWGWAGVIWLYSLIFYVPLDIIKFTVRYALSGEAWNLLFDRKTAFTSKKDYGTEDRAAKWVLSQGSLQGLNQTTSGLEVRGRRSSMIAEQARRRAEIARLGELHTLRGHVESVLRLKNLDLKAIQSAHTV; encoded by the exons ATGTCTGAGGAACTTGATAAACCTTTGCTCGATCCTCAGAGTTTCATTCCAGACGACATTGATTTG GAGCGCATACCACTTGAACAAGTATTTGAACTCTTGAAAACATCTCCAACAGGACTTTCGTCCGACGATGCTGAAGCACGACTTCAAATATTTGGCCCTAACAAACTTGAAGAAAGGAAA GAGAATAAAATCTTGAAATTTCTTAGTTTCATGTGGAATCCTCTTTCATGGGTTATGGAAGCAGCAGCTTTGATGGCAATTGCCCTTGCCAATGGCGGA GGGGAGGGTCCTGATTGGCAAGACTTTGTGGGGATTATATGCTTACTGGTAATAAACTCAACAATTAGTTTTATAGAAGAAAATAATGCCGGTACTGCTGCATCCGCGCTAATGGCTCGCTTAGCTCCTAGAACAAGG GTTCTAAGAGATGGTCAGTGGCAAGAAGATGATGCGGCTATTTTAGTACCTGGTGATATAATCAGCATAAAGCTAGGAGATATCATTCCAGCCGATGCTCGCTTGCTCCAAGGAGACCCTCTCAAAATTGACCAG TCAGCCCTTACTGGAGAGTCCTTACCTGTCACAAAAAAAACTGGCGACGAGGTCTTTTCAGGTTCAACGTGTAAACACGGGGAGATTGAAGCCGTAGTGATAGCAACAGGGGTTCATTCCTTTTTTGGAAAAGCAGCACACTTGGTCGATAGTACTGAAGTCGTCGGACATTTTCAGAAG GTTCTTACCTCTATTGGTAACTTCTGCATTTGCTCAATAGCTATAGGGATGATCTTTGAAATAATTATAATGTACCCTGTGGAGCACCGATCATACAGGAAAGGAATCAACAACCTTCTTGTTCTCCTGATTGGAGGAATTCCCATAGCTATGCCAACAGTGTTATCTGTAACACTTGCCATTGGATCTCATCGCCTTTCTCAACAG GGAGCTATCACAAAAAGAATGACAGCAATTGAAGAAATGGCAGGCATGGATGTCTTATGCAGTGACAAAACGGGTACTCTTACACTGAATCGCCTGTCTGTTGATCGAAATCTTATAGAG GTCTTCAACAGCAACATGGACAAAGATATGATTGTTCTATTAGCAGCTAGGGCAGCTAGATTGGAAAATCAGGATGCCATTGATGCTGCCATCGTTAATATGCTAGCTGATCCCAAGGAG GCCCGTGCAAACATTACTGAAGTTCATTTTCTACCATTCAATCCTGTAGACAAGCGTACCGCTATAACATACATTGATTCTGATGGTAGATTTTACAGGACCAGCAAAGGAGCACCAGAACAG ATTCTAAATATGTGCCGAGAGAAAGACATGATTGCCGGAAAAGTGCATGCAATCATAGACAAATTTGCTGAAAGGGGATTGCGGTCTCTTGCAGTTGCTTTTCAG GAAGTACCTGAAAAATCGAAGGATAGCCCTGGAAGTCCTTGGACTTTTTGTGGTTTATTGCCTTTGTTTGATCCACCAAGACATGATAGTGCTGAGACCATCCGAAGAGCACTTAACCTTGGAGTTTGTGTTAAGATGATTACAG GGGATCAGTTGGCTATTGCCAAGGAGACGGGGAGAAGACTTGGCATGGGCACAAATATGTACCCTTCTTCATCTTTGTTGGGTCGCAACAAAGATCAGAATGAAGCTCTCCCAGTAGACGAACTGATTGAAAAGGCAGATGGCTTTGCTGGTGTATTCCCTG AACACAAATATGAAATAGTTAAAATTTTACAAGAAAAACAACATGTTGTTGGAATGACTGGGGATGGAGTAAATGATGCCCCAGCATTAAAGAAAGCGGACATTGGAATAGCCGTGTCAGATTCTACAGATGCTGCAAGAAGTGCTGCTGATATAGTCTTAACTGAACCTGGCTTAAGTGTTATTATTAGTGCTGTGTTAACCAGCCGAGCTATATTTCAAAGGATGAAAAATTATACA ATATATGCAGTCTCCATCACCATTAGGATAGTG CTTGGATTTGTGCTCCTAGCGGTGATTTGGGAGTATGATTTTCCACCCTTCATGGTCCTGATCATTGCAATCCTAAATGATG GTACTATCATGACCATAGCTAAAGACAGAGTAAGGCCATCCCCAACACCCGACAGTTGGAAGCTTCCTGAGATATTTGCAACAGGAGTAGTGATTGGCACTTACCTTGCTTTGATTACTGTTTTGTTCTACTGGGCAGTAGTTGAGACCACTTTCTTTGAG ACCCACTTCCATGTAACCTCCTTATCCAGTGACAGTGAGAAAGTTTCTTCAGCTGTATATCTGCAAGTTAGCATCATTAGCCAGGCTCTAATTTTTGTTACTCGTAGTCGTGGTTGGTCATTTCTAGAGAGACCTGGAGCTTTACTGATGTGCGCCTTTGTGATAGCTCAACTG GTGGCCACCTTAATTGCAGTATATGCTACTATCAGTTTTGCTCAAATTCGAGGGATTGGATGGGGATGGGCTGGTGTTATATGGCTATACAGTTTAATCTTTTATGTACCATTGGACATCATTAAGTTCACAGTGCGCTATGCCTTGAGTGGAGAAGCCTGGAATCTCTTATTTGACAGAAAG ACTGCTTTTACATCTAAGAAAGACTATGGGACGGAAGATAGGGCAGCAAAGTGGGTTCTTTCGCAGGGAAGTCTGCAAGGACTGAATCAGACAACCTCGGGCTTGGAAGTCCGTGGAAGGCGGTCTTCTATGATAGCTGAACAGGCCAGAAGACGTGCGGAAATAGCCAG GCTGGGGGAGTTGCACACCCTCAGAGGACATGTAGAATCTGTTTTGAGACTCAAAAATTTAGACCTGAAGGCGATCCAATCAGCTCATACAGTTTGA
- the LOC131626594 gene encoding triacylglycerol lipase OBL1 codes for MDSQPRYLILRPENGGFMNLLTNALSGGDFNRFLDYSQLTSLPSFVAPTPSPIPDHRWVIFVSIFVRKFISFLAKPMDWTGRFLEFFLNLLSLNGYFFGLLHNLTHGKMVIPQRGSQNFISTIGHLDARLDLKFVREGEFKPQLGNRALMDLCIMSSKLAYENPKLIQNIVTTRWNMHFVDFYDCWNDFQKQMSTQVFILCDKAKDANLILISFRGTEPFDADDWCTDFDYSWYEFPNVGKIHIGFLEALGLGNRDEPSTFYSNLQRKDPKLMNSGANYSSKSNSESLFSGIDSDEDPSFTYETQQKKTAYDIVRSKLRSLLEEHKDAKFIVTGHSLGGALAILFPTVLVVHKEMEIMERLLGVYTFGQPRIGNRQLGRFMEPHLNHPVPKYFRVVYCNDIVPRLPYDDKTFLYKHFGECLYYNSHYVEKDVKEAPNRNFFGMRFILSQYLNALWELIRCLTMGYVEGAEYKEGWFRMLVRIIGLVLPGFSAHCTTDYVNSIRLGKKSSPHMSSI; via the exons ATGGACTCCCAACCGCGCTATCTCATTCTCCGCCCTGAAAACGGTGGTTTTATGAACCTACTCACCAATGCTCTCTCCGGCGGTGACTTTAACCGCTTTCTCGACTATTCTCAACTCACATCTTTACCTTCATTCGTGGCTCCAACTCCCTCTCCCATTCCTGATCACAGATGGGTCATCTTCGTTTCCATTTTTGTTCGCAAATTCATCTCTTTCCTTGCCAAGCCTATGGACTGGACCGGCCGTTTTCTTGAGTTTTTCCTCAATCTCCTCTCCCTCAACGGTTACTTCTTTGGTCTGCTTCACAACTTAACACATG GCAAAATGGTCATACCTCAGAGGGGCTCACAAAATTTTATAAGTACAATTGGTCATTTAGATGCCAGGCTTGATCTCAAATTTGTCAGAGAGGGAGAATTCAAGCCGCAATTAGGCAACCGCGCTTTAATGGACCTCTGCATTATGTCTTCCAAGTTAGCATATGAGAACCCTAAACTCATCCAAAATATCGTCACCACCCGATGGAACATGCACTTTGTCGATTTCTATGACTGCTGGAATG ATTTCCAGAAACAGATGTCCACTCAAGTTTTCATTCTATGTGACAAAGCCAAAGATGCTAATTTGATATTAATCAGCTTTAGGGGTACTGAACCTTTTGATGCGGATGATTGGTGTACTGATTTTGATTATTCCTGGTATGAATTTCCAAATGTGGGAAAAATCCACATTGGATTCCTAGAAGCCCTTGGTCTGGGAAATAGAGATGAACCCTCCACCTTCTACTCTAATCTCCAACGGAAAGATCCAAAATTAATGAACTCTGGAGCTAATTACTCTTCAAAAAGCAACTCTGAATCACTGTTCTCAGGCATTGATTCTGATGAGGATCCATCTTTCACGTATGAGACTCAACAGAAAAAAACTGCATATGACATTGTGAGAAGTAAACTCAGAAGCTTATTAGAGGAGCATAAGGATGCAAAATTCATTGTTACCGGGCATAGCTTGGGGGGAGCCTTGGCCATATTGTTTCCAACAGTGCTTGTGGTGCATAAAGAGATGGAGATTATGGAAAGGCTGCTTGGTGTATACACATTTGGCCAACCTAGGATTGGGAATAGGCAGCTTGGGAGATTCATGGAACCTCATTTGAATCACCCTGTTCCAAAGTACTTCAGGGTGGTTTACTGCAATGATATTGTCCCCAGGTTGCCTTATGATGACAAAACCTTCCTGTACAAACATTTCGGAGAGTGTCTTTACTACAACAGCCACTACGTTGAAAAA GATGTGAAGGAGGCGCCAAATAGAAATTTCTTCGGAATGAGGTTCATATTATCACAATATTTGAATGCTCTGTGGGAGTTAATTCGATGCTTGACAATGGGTTACGTTGAAGGAGCAGAGTATAAGGAAGGGTGGTTTCGCATGCTGGTAAGGATAATAGGACTGGTACTTCCTGGTTTTTCGGCTCATTGTACCACAGATTATGTCAATTCTATCAGACTTGGAAAGAAAAGCTCCCCTCATATGTCTTCTATCTAA